GTATCATATAGTATCGTATTGTATCCGATCATATCGTATAGCATCGTATAGTATCGTATTGTATCGCATCGTATAATATCGCATAGTATCCTATAGTATCATATAGTATCGTATTGTATAGTATCGTATAGCATCGTATAATATCGTATAGCATCGTATAGTATCGTATAGTATAGCATCGTATAGTATTGTATAGCATCGTATAGCATCGTATAGTATCGTATAATATCGTATAGTATCGTATAGTATCGTATAATATCGTATAATATCGTATAGCATCGTATAGTATCGCATCGTATAGTATCGCATAGTATCGTATCGTATAGTATCGCATCGTATAGTATCGTATAGTATCGTATAATATCGTATAGTATCGTATAGTATCGTATAATATCGTATCGCATCGTATAGCATCGTATAGTATCGTATAGTATCGTATAGCATCGTATAGTATCGTATAGCATCGTATAGTATCGCATCGTATAGCATCGTATAGTATCGCATCGTATAGTATCGTATAGCATCGTATAGTATCGCATCGTATAGTATCGTATAGCATCGTATAGTATCGTATAATATCGTATCGCATCGTATAGCATCGTATAGTATCGTATAGTATCGTATAGCATTGTATAGCATCGTATAGCATCGTATAGTATCGTATAGTATCGCATCGTATAGTATCGTATAGCATCGTATAGTATCGCATCGTATAGTATCGCATCGTATAGTATCGCATCGTATAGTATCGCATCGTATAGTATCATATAGTATTGCATCGTATCATATCGTATGGTATGGTATCCTATCctactgtattgtattgtatggtTACAGTTTGATGAAGAGCACGCCGGTGACGACAGCGAAGCCCACCAGCAGCATGGCCACCTTGGGGATGCGGTTCCCGGCAGAGCGTAGCTCGTGCGGCAGGATCTCCATGAAGGTGATGTAGACGAAGGTTCCCGTCGCCAGCCCCTCCAGCGTGCAGCAGGCCAGCTGGTGCTGCGGGGACGCCTTGCTCTCCCTGAGCGCCACGCCCACGGCGATGCCCAGCGGTGACATCGCGGCGAACAGCAGCACGCAGCCGGCCACCGCTGCGCGCCGCAGCTGGCTCTGACTCAGCTTGAATGCCAGGCTGAAGGAAACGACACTCTTGTGGATGATCAGCGCCAGGCAGATCTCCAGCACCGCCTTCCCGTCGTCCAGCAACCCCAACGCCAAACCCTCAAACACAGAGTGCAGTGACAGAGAGAAGACCAGGATGAAGGCGCGCAGGGCCGACTGGGAGCCAGAGTCCACGTAAAAGTTGGCGCCATCGGACTCCTCTGACGCGTGGTGGCGCTGGGAGCGGTGGCGGACGTTCCTGTCGTTCGCCTGGATGCTGGAGTCCACCAGCAGTGCCCTACGCTCCTCCACGTGAGGCGATGATTGGTCCTTGAAGGCCAGGACGGCCTGCTCCAGGACCAGGACCAGGAAGAAGCCCATGGCCAGGATGAACTCCGGCAGAGGGAACTGGAGCTGCGAGTAGAGACGACAAACTCAGTTTAGTTTCCAGTTAAATCACAACACCTCCATCTGTGGTGGGCCGTATTTGTGGAAAACTTTGGAACCGATTATTCCAAGAATGCagcacattctcatgaacgggtttgcatgatatcgtacgaaaacataCGCACAACaatttcgtatgatatcctacgaaattggGCGACTAATGCtacgttccaggcaacccgtaacctgggttttcacaaccttctaccggtgaaagtgccctggaacggcagtcaaaccagTAACCTACTACTCGTAAACTCCTACCAGatggttgtactcccagttacagtttttgacgtcacacaaacctaaacaacaatggcgaccccctgttgatgctgtacagacgcggGTGATTAACAggagtgagaaatagaaataaatacacataaataggcaacgtaaagtaattccgcacattgtaatcaaaacaatacacatacgattgtgtactactacaggttgtgttcattaaatgaagcccaaaatatgtcgctagtatcagctagcgctagcaaacgtcaacattaggtagccgctagctaacgccagctagaagggtttgtcgtgactttgcctggaatgctaccaagtcgtgagtcttGAAGACTTAAAGTCGTAACTtccgggctaaaaattgtgtctggaacgcagcataaggcGATTAAGTtgagcggtctttacagttaaatgtaGCCGAGGAAATGTGACTGtaagccgggtacagagcaccgcgagggGACGGTTGTTTCAGGGAGCAtagcagttgagtttagctgacaaaaagtgagcgtcatgcgacAAAAGTTAAGCGACACCCAAACGACtatcacatgtaaatgggtgaattaagggtttatttcaaccaaaccagagtggtgattgttggaacagtggaaaaacgaaccaagacggcttttgacagttttattttgtttctgttgactttgaatgaagtgtgattTACGATGACAAAATTatggtttatttacatggagtctggtgggtttgaaTTACAGTGTCTGTAAAGTTGCAAAGACTGATCTGCTGTCAACATCTCAGTCGACACAGGACGACAAAACTGCTGAAGAAGTAAAAACCAGCAGATGTAGAAGAGTTAGAAGAttagaaaataagaaaatgaagaaagaaaccacacagacagactcacagtTGAATAGAAGGATAGACATCTCGGCTAAGCGTCCCAACCCGTGCAAGACACATTCACGAAACTTAGATTTACTAAGATTAAAGCTGAGTTTGAAGACAGGTGTGGGCCGAGCCAGAGAGCAGAGAGTAGGAAAGTAAGAAAAGGAAAGCAGAGAAGGGGGCATTACGAAACAACTTTACATCCTTGGACCGATTCCAGATTCTGATATATTACGTGACTGAttcatgaaaaaacaaataaagaaaaactcCATAAATTCTGTTGCCGTTTCAAATGAAAAGCCCAACGAGATGAATTTACAACCTCCAGGAAGATGACAAGTGCTAGAAgcatgaaaaacacatcaaacactGTGGCAGGAAGTGTGGAAAGAGAAAGGAGGGGAGGGGATTGGGgggggtcacacacacacacacacacacactcactcacagtaTTTAGCTTTTACCTGTTGAAGCAGATGGTTAACTTCAAACTATTTGTGAGGAAGGAGAGCTATTCCCGTTaaacacccccacccctccctccacacacacacatacgcatgcacagacacacacagacacacacacatgcactaacCCAAattaacccacacacacactctttcccaGCAGCGTCTTTTTTAGAATCAACCTTCAGCCGTTGAACCCAcatgaaccacacacacacacagtcacacacacacacacacacagtcacacacacagtctcacacacacacacacacacacgctttccCAGCAGTGTCTTTTTTAGCATCAACCTTCGGCCGTTCTAAATAGCTGACCCATCTAGCCGTTAAAGATGGAGCCCACGTTTTCTCAGTTTTCAGCGGCAGGGGTTGGACAGATTACCATGAAATGTGTTACAGGGAGCCACAATACTCAGAAAATAAGTCATAtcaactttggtgatcctctgacttccCCTCTAGCGCCACCTGCAGGTCAAAGGGTTGTCATGTATCCAGTGAAACGTCTCAACATCAGTTGATTCAGCACATCCTCATACCTATAGACAATATTAGGTTGATTTCCAAAGACAACAAGAGACCAAACGACACACACAACCGTTCGATTTACTGCCGCATGGTGGCGGTTTTAATCTATTTAACGTAACAGGCGTAGCTTTAAAAATGTAGTTGACGTTGTGAAACAGAACTACTgaagtttagtttttaaaactactaaaatgaggacgAAACGTGACGTCACAGAAGTCTTTGTGTCACAGACTCAGGTACGTAAaactcaatcaatcaatttcaaAAGGTgacagttgacttttggtttcacgtGAGAcacgaaccccagtctcctaggtgaaagtcctgtgttcgtTTAAATTTGGAGCTCTtatatactttgtcaccttgcCTTCTTGTTTGCTCTTGCAATAATAAATACAGCCACAAGAGGTTGCAGCCTTAAAAGAAACGGAATTGTGGgtcgttatgagctgcttgcataaTCGACCCATACGGTTGTTTTCTG
This sequence is a window from Sander vitreus isolate 19-12246 chromosome 6, sanVit1, whole genome shotgun sequence. Protein-coding genes within it:
- the slc39a3 gene encoding zinc transporter ZIP3, coding for MSVLEGRGSSPVLLSPGMENPADVPILEIKLGAMVVLLSVSVLFGFAPLCMFRGAGRCSLGPDLRCRLLSLISCFAGGVFLATCLLDLLPDYLQSINEAFSNVGVTLQFPLPEFILAMGFFLVLVLEQAVLAFKDQSSPHVEERRALLVDSSIQANDRNVRHRSQRHHASEESDGANFYVDSGSQSALRAFILVFSLSLHSVFEGLALGLLDDGKAVLEICLALIIHKSVVSFSLAFKLSQSQLRRAAVAGCVLLFAAMSPLGIAVGVALRESKASPQHQLACCTLEGLATGTFVYITFMEILPHELRSAGNRIPKVAMLLVGFAVVTGVLFIKL